One Gemmatimonadales bacterium genomic region harbors:
- a CDS encoding ABC transporter substrate-binding protein: MAASVTAAACRRNSEPILIGIAGSLTDPVGAPMLRGAELATEEINAHGGIGGRPIELVARDDFADPDSAVFVASDLYKAGVVAVVGHLWSATTLAAAPVYNGGDNPVVAISPSSSSPDVSAAGPYTFRLCPSDLAYGAALARWARDRLGFERGAVLYLDDDYGRGVRRTFVRDFTRMKGEAVSIDPYLGDRPDVGVYLDRVAKMGRAQFLLVAGNESEAEEVLRQSAKRKLTLPVLGGDGLEGIEAAGALAEGVYVSQAYLPSLPNPANRSFVAAYQHKFPKDGLPNQPAAATYDAIYLLRDAIWRAGTSRAAIRAAVAAIGTTAPPFNGVTGRIAFDSLGDVPDAAVHLAVVRHGAMLLAEGR, from the coding sequence ATGGCCGCGAGCGTCACCGCCGCCGCGTGCCGGCGCAACAGCGAACCCATCCTCATCGGGATTGCCGGTTCGCTCACCGACCCGGTCGGCGCGCCGATGCTGCGCGGCGCCGAGCTCGCCACCGAGGAGATCAACGCGCACGGCGGCATCGGCGGCCGGCCGATCGAGCTGGTGGCGCGGGACGACTTCGCCGACCCCGACTCGGCGGTGTTCGTCGCGTCCGACCTGTACAAGGCGGGCGTCGTGGCCGTGGTCGGCCACCTCTGGTCCGCCACCACGCTTGCCGCGGCACCGGTGTACAACGGTGGCGATAACCCGGTCGTGGCCATCTCGCCGTCGTCCTCGTCGCCCGATGTAAGCGCCGCCGGGCCGTACACCTTCCGGCTCTGCCCGAGCGACCTGGCGTACGGCGCCGCACTCGCCCGCTGGGCGCGCGATCGGCTCGGCTTCGAGCGCGGCGCCGTGCTCTACCTGGACGATGACTACGGCCGCGGCGTGCGGCGCACTTTCGTGCGCGACTTCACCCGCATGAAGGGGGAGGCCGTGAGCATCGATCCATATCTCGGCGACAGGCCCGATGTCGGCGTCTACCTCGACCGCGTCGCGAAGATGGGCCGCGCGCAGTTTCTGCTCGTCGCGGGCAACGAATCCGAAGCGGAGGAAGTTCTCCGCCAATCCGCCAAGCGCAAGCTTACCCTGCCGGTGCTCGGCGGCGACGGCCTCGAGGGCATCGAGGCGGCGGGCGCGCTGGCGGAAGGGGTGTACGTGTCGCAGGCCTATCTGCCGTCGCTGCCGAACCCGGCCAACCGGAGCTTCGTCGCTGCCTACCAGCACAAGTTTCCGAAGGACGGCCTTCCGAACCAGCCGGCCGCGGCGACCTACGATGCGATCTACCTGCTCCGCGACGCGATCTGGCGAGCCGGCACGAGTCGGGCGGCCATCCGTGCGGCGGTCGCCGCCATCGGCACGACCGCGCCCCCCTTCAACGGTGTCACCGGACGGATCGCGTTCGATTCGCTGGGTGACGTGCCGGACGCGGCCGTGCACCTCGCCGTGGTGCGGCACGGCGCCATGCTGCTCGCGGAGGGCCGGTGA
- a CDS encoding plastocyanin/azurin family copper-binding protein gives MVRLEVEISEQLHRFVPERVTARVGDVLRFRVVSGAPHSIAFEPAGISPNAHAALNAAMPDRSGDLSGPVLPANGAEYRIVVPPLPPGRYVFYSVPHRAYDMRGELVVAK, from the coding sequence GTGGTGAGACTCGAAGTCGAGATATCCGAACAGCTTCACCGATTCGTTCCGGAGCGGGTGACCGCCCGAGTCGGCGACGTGCTCCGTTTCCGGGTGGTGAGCGGCGCCCCGCACAGCATTGCCTTCGAGCCGGCCGGCATCTCGCCCAACGCCCACGCGGCCCTCAACGCCGCCATGCCGGACCGGTCCGGCGACTTGAGCGGTCCCGTGCTCCCCGCCAACGGTGCCGAGTACCGGATCGTTGTGCCTCCGCTCCCGCCAGGCCGATACGTGTTCTACAGCGTTCCCCACCGGGCGTACGATATGCGGGGAGAGCTTGTCGTAGCGAAGTAG
- a CDS encoding methyl-accepting chemotaxis protein gives MTVLGSLARRIGAGMSVLIALVFALAVLAVGAIRSLDRSVSEELALLLRTTSLSSALVNSLTAEIRGAEEYLDLPSPEQRFEFVRQGDSAYAYQRSYRDLPSLTTSDRYILNRVGALQARLEVTYARAHALTDLGRTEEARALAGTARPMADTLVGDVTALTLAQTNRSMARAAELEGSASRRGALVWLIFALALAVAFVTLLYTLRSVNVPLRRLAGAADRFGSGDLRAAKLGAMPAELARLGDAMDAMASRLRSIVGAVTRETDQITASASDFSAMSEELASSSGEISTAMVRLTTSAEQQVGGMRDADALLSTLRGAVGSNADAAASVVSLGERIRELAAHHRASVDAAGATLLDVREVVTTSATQVEQLAQLSDSITDFIDLIKQISSQTNLLALNAAIEAARAGEHGRGFAVVAEEVRRLADSSAAAAEEVTQTVELIRDRIREVSATMAAGSGKVGGVEDIASGAARGLEEITVAVDDVTRAAGDVARRTTENRKLVDDLGSKTAEASRTAAEHAAMGEEVTAAAEEQSASTEQIASSASDLVQGAQRLSGLMGDFKI, from the coding sequence GTGACCGTCCTCGGCAGCCTCGCGCGCCGCATCGGCGCGGGAATGTCGGTGTTGATCGCGCTCGTCTTCGCGCTCGCGGTGCTGGCGGTCGGCGCGATCCGCTCGCTCGACCGCTCGGTGAGCGAGGAGCTGGCGCTCCTCCTCCGCACGACGAGCCTGAGCAGCGCGCTGGTCAATTCGCTCACCGCGGAAATTCGCGGAGCTGAGGAGTACCTCGACCTGCCCTCGCCCGAGCAGCGGTTCGAGTTCGTGCGCCAGGGCGATTCGGCGTACGCCTACCAGCGGAGCTATCGCGACCTCCCCTCGCTCACCACCTCCGACCGCTACATCCTGAACCGCGTCGGCGCGCTGCAGGCGCGGCTCGAGGTGACGTACGCCCGCGCGCACGCGCTTACCGACTTGGGGCGCACCGAGGAGGCCCGCGCCCTCGCCGGTACGGCGCGCCCGATGGCCGACACCCTGGTGGGCGACGTGACCGCGCTGACGCTCGCACAGACGAACCGCTCGATGGCGCGCGCCGCCGAGCTCGAAGGGAGCGCCTCGCGGCGCGGGGCGCTGGTGTGGCTCATCTTTGCGCTCGCGCTCGCGGTAGCGTTCGTCACCCTGCTGTATACGCTGCGGTCGGTCAACGTGCCGCTCCGCCGGCTGGCCGGCGCCGCCGACCGGTTCGGGTCGGGCGACCTGCGCGCCGCCAAGCTCGGCGCCATGCCGGCCGAGCTTGCTCGCCTGGGCGACGCGATGGACGCGATGGCGAGCCGCCTCCGCAGCATCGTCGGGGCGGTCACGCGCGAGACCGACCAGATCACCGCGAGCGCAAGCGACTTCTCGGCCATGAGCGAGGAGCTGGCGTCGAGCAGCGGCGAGATCTCGACGGCGATGGTGCGGCTCACGACGAGCGCCGAGCAGCAGGTGGGCGGCATGCGCGACGCCGACGCGCTCCTCTCGACGCTGCGCGGCGCGGTCGGGAGCAACGCCGACGCTGCCGCAAGCGTCGTCAGTCTGGGCGAGCGGATTCGCGAGCTGGCCGCGCATCACCGCGCGAGTGTCGATGCCGCGGGCGCCACCCTGCTCGACGTGCGCGAGGTGGTGACGACCTCCGCGACGCAGGTGGAGCAGCTCGCGCAGCTGTCCGACTCGATCACCGACTTCATCGATCTCATCAAGCAGATCTCGTCGCAGACCAACCTGCTCGCGCTCAACGCGGCCATCGAGGCGGCGCGCGCCGGCGAGCATGGCCGCGGATTCGCCGTCGTGGCGGAAGAGGTCCGGCGCCTCGCCGATTCGAGCGCTGCGGCAGCCGAGGAGGTCACCCAGACCGTCGAGCTGATCCGCGACCGCATTCGGGAGGTTTCGGCGACGATGGCGGCCGGATCCGGCAAGGTGGGCGGGGTGGAAGACATCGCGTCGGGTGCGGCGCGGGGGCTCGAGGAGATCACCGTCGCCGTCGACGACGTGACCCGTGCCGCCGGCGATGTGGCCCGGCGGACCACGGAGAACCGGAAGCTGGTCGATGATTTGGGGAGCAAGACGGCCGAGGCGAGCCGCACGGCGGCGGAGCACGCCGCGATGGGTGAGGAGGTGACGGCGGCGGCGGAGGAACAGAGCGCCTCGACGGAACAGATCGCCTCGTCCGCCAGCGATCTGGTGCAAGGGGCTCAGCGACTCTCCGGGCTCATGGGCGACTTCAAGATCTGA
- the lepB gene encoding signal peptidase I, translated as MTVSSRNETSYTATPTPPGRSFATWLWEWTKSIVVALAVWFLLRTFLVEAFRIPSGSMENTLLIGDFLFVNKALYGAEVPLVHAHLPAVREPERNDVLVFDSVEEPGLKIVKRLVGMPGDTLSMENGELYRNGRKVDEPYVIHTDPTRSEDAAERAKMRAWQLPHLVNRDRATYRPDLQDWGPIVVPADSFFMMGDNRDSSYDGRYWGFLPRENVRGRPLLVYFSYDPASWRSLPFVSAVRWGRLFTVPE; from the coding sequence ATGACCGTGTCCTCCCGCAACGAAACGTCCTATACCGCGACGCCCACTCCGCCCGGCCGCTCGTTCGCGACCTGGCTCTGGGAATGGACCAAGTCCATCGTGGTGGCGCTCGCCGTCTGGTTCCTGCTCCGCACCTTCCTGGTGGAAGCGTTCCGGATCCCGTCAGGGAGCATGGAGAACACGCTGCTCATCGGCGACTTTCTCTTCGTGAACAAGGCGCTGTACGGCGCCGAGGTGCCGCTGGTGCACGCGCACCTGCCGGCCGTGCGCGAGCCGGAACGCAACGACGTGCTGGTTTTCGATTCGGTGGAAGAACCGGGGCTCAAGATCGTGAAGCGGCTCGTCGGCATGCCGGGCGACACGCTCTCGATGGAAAACGGCGAGCTCTATCGCAATGGCCGGAAGGTGGACGAGCCGTACGTGATCCACACCGATCCGACGCGCTCGGAGGATGCGGCGGAGCGAGCCAAGATGCGCGCGTGGCAGTTGCCCCACCTGGTCAATCGCGACCGGGCCACCTATCGCCCCGACCTGCAGGATTGGGGACCGATCGTGGTGCCGGCCGATTCGTTCTTCATGATGGGAGACAACCGGGACAGCTCGTACGACGGCCGCTACTGGGGCTTCCTCCCGCGGGAAAATGTGCGGGGGCGCCCGCTCCTGGTGTACTTCAGCTACGATCCGGCCAGTTGGCGCTCGCTGCCGTTCGTTTCGGCGGTTCGCTGGGGACGCCTCTTTACCGTGCCTGAGTGA